In the genome of Spodoptera frugiperda isolate SF20-4 chromosome 1, AGI-APGP_CSIRO_Sfru_2.0, whole genome shotgun sequence, the window ATGTTCAGTTAAAAACCTAACTACTAGGAAAACACTTATTTgaatttaagtttaagtaattgtaatatgcaaatactttttatatattttttatatcaaaacgaATGATTATTCATAAACGACATTGTATTTGTGTCATTTGGTCACTCACTCCTTATCTTTGTTATTGTTTGACTTCGAATATTTactgataattatttatataataactcgTATCTCAAGCACCCTACAACGACCTTGTAATTAATACTGAAATCGCTTGTCAATACTGACTAAGAATAGTTCATGAAACAACATGTAGTTATTCTACCGACTGGTGTTAGTGGCCACCGCGCGCTACGCCACGCGTGGTGCTGCTTATGCACTCAGTGAAGCGCATCGTTCCGCATTGGTGAAGAAGATTTACTACAAAATTATGAAATCGTCTTACAGCTAATAACAAAACTATTGAAACACTGAAAACTATACCGCCCGGGCGGACACCCGCCGGTTCGTGTGCTTTCCCTGTGCTCAAAAACAACTTTCGACGTAGTAGAACATTAGAAATGAATTCCATAACGCTTAACTGTTGCCAATAAATCACATTGATCGAGATTTTCACAATGCACTCACTTTAGCAGAACGCGGGGAGTATCTTAAATAGTAGATGGCCGACGTACTCAATATATTCCCGTGTCACTTGCAACCAAGTTTGGTTTGTGGCGATAGACAGAGACAACGAACCAAGTGAAAGTAGCACGAAACAAACGATAATGTATTACTTAATGATGCAGTAAACTAGATTGGTTTGTTTAAGTGCACGCAGATAACGAGCAACTGACCGATGTTTACCGACCGACCGGCGACCCGCCGAGTCGCTGTAATAATTATATCGACACATCCGCTCGCCGTGCTCCCGCGGCTCTGGCGAAATTCTCATGAGCAGCCAATATTCCAGGCGAGTGGCCCCTACTCGAACTGTGCATTATGGAACGGAAGGAAATTCAATCGTTGATGTAGGTCGGTGCGAGGTGCGAGCTCTAGTGTACGGTGCAAAGCGTGCGTGAGGCGGCGCAGGGCGGCAGAACGGTACGAACGCGTCAGGGGTCGCGGCGAGCCACGCGCCGGGCCAGCACCTGCaggtccgcgtggatgtcggccAGCTCCGAGTGCAGGTCGCGCGACTGCGCCAGCAGCACGTCCAGGCGCCGCGCCGTGGCGGTCAGCGCGCACTCCTCCTCGTCCTCCTCCACGGCCAGTGCCAGCCGGCCCAGCCGGTCCCGCTCCACTGCCTCCCGCACTCCACCACCACCTCGCTTGCGGAACTCGCTCAGCAGCTCCCGTCGGCAGCCTCCTGTAAGCTCCTCTTCCTCCGCCTCGCGCAGCTCGTCTGCCAATGACCGCTCAGCAGCAGAGTTATTTGACTTATTGTGACTAGTATCTTCAGGGGATGAGACTGACTCTGAATCCTTATCTGATTGTGGCGGTTCTGGCGGTCTGTGATGGGGCTCGGGTGTGGCAGATGCCGATAGCAAGGGGCTGGGTGATTGAAGAGCTCGCTGTAGAAACCGTTTAGTATCTTCATCGAGTGGTCTAGTGAGGCCGCGGCGAGGGATCGGTCTCACGATGGCTTCAAGTGCGTCCCGCCCTGGATCTTCGGGCCGCAGCAGTTCCAGGATGCGTGCGCGGGGAGGTGATATGGTGGCGCAGACGTCGTAGCGAGCAACCAGCTTGCCCTTGCTGGGCGAGGTGTGGATGTCGCCAGTGGGGGTGTAGGCGCGGATGTTCTCATTGAGCAGCCTGTAGTTGCGCAGCTTGACGTTGCCCTCGGGCGGCAGCGCCGAGGGCTCGCAGGCCGCAGGGTCCGGCTCCACGATCTCGATGTAGTGCGCGGGCAGCGGCTCGTCGCGCGGCGTCTGCGTGAACACGTTCATGTCGCGctcgggcggcgcgcgcgctcGCACTGCCCGCGCTGCCTCGCGCCGGCCCACTCAGCCCGCGCGGGACGCACGCGGTGACAAGGACGCGCGGGACCTGACGCCTGGCCCGGCACTACCGGACTGCACCCCACGCACCACTAATTAGATTTAACACTCCCTTGTTGTCAGTGATATTATGAAATCACTGTTAGTGTCACATTAGTGGGACAAGAATAACAACGTGTTAATGTAAAAACGATGCGCATTCCGTGCGCAGTCGAGGTGGGCTGCGTTTTCTAGTAGCGGTCGAGTGGCTGTGTTTCACTTTTGTTGCATTTTGTTAGGAACTCGCTGCACGATTCAATGTTcttgaaatgtaatatttaagtgTACGTTGTACCAaacgttttgttattaaaagcGCACCACAGTACGCTGCGATGAGTCATTGTTCCCTAGAGTATCAGTCACTTATACCAATTGATGcgtttattatcatttattggttaataaaaccacaaaaatgTTTCGTTAATTTATTTCTTCGAGATAGCGTCGGCGTAGACCTGTACATACCACAAATATTTGTCACTCGGATGAAGTAAGGTTGCGCAACAAACTGGTCCAGTTATGTTAACCGCATGGTAATCGCGGATTTGTATATGCTATAGAGGATCATCCACTAAGcagttatgtaaaaaatatgctaATTAGTGTAATAAAAACTGTGAATCACTGTGATAGAAAAAAACCGGTTAAGTGGGTACCATccagaataaaaacaaatattttggtatgtagatatacattatgtatgaggatgattaaaaatacattaataatgtGTTTAAAGCCTAGAATTAATTTTCCTGTTATTGAAATATCGCATCAGCCtattggaaaaaataaataaaaaataaaatatttgtcccACACGCTAAATTAACAAGTGCCATGTatagtttacataaatatttgtaaatacataagattttataataagaaaaatgtCCCAAGTTTGCGGTGAAATGGGACATGTTCAGCATGTGTAACATAGGGCCTTGTGCTGGTATTCTACTGACCCCTCAGATGACCCACGGATGGACAAAGTGGCTGCACTGGCATTGGCGAGGTAGTACTTGCGAGTAAGTATCGGGTTCGCACCCGGGTCGGATAAAGTACAATTGAGTTTTAAGTAACTCATTAAGACTGTAAATAGTAGGTACAAAAATTTAGGCGAATACATAAGACGTTAGGAGGTGCCTTCCGAATTGTTACAAGGttgataaaatacttaattacacAGAATAAATACAGCTTTTCCTCCATGGAATATTTCTGAAGGTAAGGAAGGTACACCAGTTACAGGTCCCTTAAGGGAAAACCGACTTTATTGTCAAGTTTAATAAGGATATTCaagaaaaaatacaactttatgTATAAAGGACTAGCTTGTAACATTATCCTGCACTAAATATttgaaggttatttttttatttaacaaactaCACAGGAAATTATGAGACCGTACTAAAACCAGATTCTCTTtctaacaattaaatagaaaGTACAAATGGAAGAACTAACaatgaaacatttaaaatatacacacaagTTTGCATGATGAGTTTCCATTGATCTTGTTTATAAGTATGAAAAACACTTTTCGACTATTATTTCCCATGttatcgactgcacggttggcgcggtggctgaacAAGTGGCTGccacacaacgtgtagcgggttcgattctcgcacgtaGCAGTTTtatgtgtgatccgcaaatcgttgttccgggtttggtgacatgtatgtttataaacgcacccacgacacaagagaaaatccaaacttttttttgttagtGGTGAGCCTATTTACATTAATGGAGTACGTATCTGGACTGTATACTATTCGTCTAGCGTCTACAGGCGTCTTCAACTTATTGCACAACATAGTACACGTCACCAAAGAAAATGCAGGTGATAAGGGAAATTGCACCTTATTTCCCGACTTTTTCGGTGAATTTTCCAACTTTTTCTTTGGTAAATAAGCATGTTAAAGTAATAATGATCTAtctaattttgtttagttatacTGGAGTTTTACAcctgacattttttttttttattaatgataatAGAGATATTTGTACCAGTACATACAGGGTGTGTGTGGGTAGTATAtgcatacatgtatgtatgtatgtatgtatgcatgatAAATGAGCGATGTATGTATGTCCGGTAGTGCAAGCGTGTGCGCGTGCGCAGTGGAGCGTCACACATCGGCCTTACCTTCTGTCTACCCTGATTGCTGCACGCAACTTGAACATTCCttcaagaaagttataataaaagaaaaactataatACAACCAATTATAGATAGACAGATACAGTCAGTATGCCTGACAAGCGAGATTCGATTCCCTGTACACAGAAATTAACGTCGAGTTTTCAAATCTTTCAATCGGTATTGAGTCTCAATTTGAAATTGAACCTAAGACctatatttgaatttgtattttgtaataatagtagTAAAAGTaggttttaaacaaataaaagtactaTGTTCcccataaatattttgtatttgatgaaATGAAATCGACCAATAACTTCACGGCATTATTGTAATGAGGGCACAACAGCAAGCGGACGCACTCGCTTTCAAACGATACGCACTTCACGAATACACTCAATATCGGTAGCACTCAATTACTAATACACACATTATTCATCTACTCTAATTATAAAGTAGACGaatttatgtaatgtatgtaagtagTAACCTGCATTTCCACAAAAATATAgccttttttagggggaaaatcatccaatggcttctcttgccagggcgaggcgagagtgtcagactcttactgactaaaaaccaccccgttcctattcctgcttttcgagctggagctacTTCGTCTTCTGGTTATAGATCAGCAAGACTCAACTGTCTTCGTGGCCCCATCTATGTCTTTgccaaaattcatcaaaaccAATTCAACAATTTAGTAGATAGCACATAAAGCAAAGAAATTCTGTGTCACAATTACAAAAGAAGTAGAAATTAGGATATCACAAACATATCATTAGAATTACTCAACCCAATAAACACACGACAATAATCCACACCGAGACCGAGTGCATTATCGCTAAAAAtagattagaaaaaaaatatacaaaggaAAGGAAAAATCGGCCATTGTCCTCATTCTATCGATTAATTACATGAATCAATCAAgattaatagtaaaaaaaggttacaagataaaaaaaaacagatgcCAGGATCAGCAGAGGTCTCGAATACCAACCGGCCGCGGATGTGAGGGAGGCCGCCATTAGGTACCCCAGGCCACCGCTGATGATAATAACATGTCGAATTTAGGCTCTGCTCCTACACAGCGGCCCGTATCTGCGATTGTTCGGGTGATAGCGGCTTATCTGTGATAATTTGTGTTCGTGTAACGATAGTGTATcgtgatttttattaattgcgGTGTGACGTGTTCTTATTGCTTcgttattttatgttgtttgtCCAGCGTGCAGGTGCTTGCATTGCCAGACTTCTGTCGGTCTGTGCTAGAACAAAGAGATTTCATTAACGCATGCTGGAACACTAGGTTATTGTAATAC includes:
- the LOC118273445 gene encoding uncharacterized protein LOC118273445 isoform X2, which translates into the protein MNVFTQTPRDEPLPAHYIEIVEPDPAACEPSALPPEGNVKLRNYRLLNENIRAYTPTGDIHTSPSKGKLVARYDVCATISPPRARILELLRPEDPGRDALEAIVRPIPRRGLTRPLDEDTKRFLQRALQSPSPLLSASATPEPHHRPPEPPQSDKDSESVSSPEDTSHNKSNNSAAERSLADELREAEEEELTGGCRRELLSEFRKRGGGGVREAVERDRLGRLALAVEEDEEECALTATARRLDVLLAQSRDLHSELADIHADLQVLARRVARRDP
- the LOC118273445 gene encoding uncharacterized protein LOC118273445 isoform X1; its protein translation is MNVFTQTPRDEPLPAHYIEIVEPDPAACEPSALPPEGNVKLRNYRLLNENIRAYTPTGDIHTSPSKGKLVARYDVCATISPPRARILELLRPEDPGRDALEAIVRPIPRRGLTRPLDEDTKRFLQRALQSPSPLLSASATPEPHHRPPEPPQSDKDSESVSSPEDTSHNKSNNSAAERSLADELREAEEEELTGGCRRELLSEFRKRGGGGVREAVERDRLGRLALAVEEDEEECALTATARRLDVLLAQSRDLHSELADIHADLQASSVRARRCTAAARALGAEARALRFLDDVVALLRGDVAAAVRARAWPFAIGRRQPDRNYII